A stretch of Dysidea avara chromosome 5, odDysAvar1.4, whole genome shotgun sequence DNA encodes these proteins:
- the LOC136256084 gene encoding uncharacterized protein has translation MRENNTSTRRQPHHDHDDDDPQQSNEEKCAKFVNDTCGCKLAVGDRPCSTLFTAEYYRDIRAQAALLSHEQLDMVILGSIMSTISTDEDIVHGRHKIEKRSRYRTEHMHNGHQVCAATFAFLLGVGPKYKLQALKKHYAENGLTVREHKNKRRLPPKALTYQDQTALVQFLQNYAEDNAILLPGRIPGYKRDDLKLLPSSCNKKCVWECYKTSCITTGIRYAELTTFRKYWCQLAPHIVITKPRSDLCWTCQTNSTLIMKAINRSDEEKSQTIKQAERHLKLVKEERAKYRGACEKSATTLEKLFSAGPPPPDACVPPKSHKGTIHYSFDMAQQVHYPCDPFQPGPIYFLTPRKCAIFGVCCEAIPRQINYLIDEASNVGKGGNIIISMLHHFLAHHSLGETSVHFHADNCTGQNKNRYLMCYLMWRILTGLHTEVKISFLPVGHTKFSPDWCFGLFKRRYRKTKIGCLDDIVAAVNQSAAPNFAQLVGSQDGTTIVPMYNWSDYFEEKTVKTALKGITQMHHFRFLSSRPGKVMVKNTHDDPERTISLLKSSSWRPEPGELPNVIVPAGLSAERQWYLYEKIREFVPEEAQDLVCPKPTVPKP, from the exons ATGAGAGAAAACAACACAAGTACTAGGAGACAACCCCATCACGACCATGATGACGATGATCCACAACAATCAAATGAGGAAAAATGTGCAAAATTTGTGAATGATACCTGTGGTTGTAAACTGGCAGTAGGTGATAGGCCATGTAgcactttgtttacagctgagtaTTATCGTGACATTCGAGCACAGGCTGCTTTGCTTTCTCATGAACAACTTGACATGGTAATCCTAGGCTCAATTATGTCCACCATAAGCACTGACGAAGACATCGTTCATGGTCGTCACAAAATTGAGAAGCGATCTAGGTACAGAACGGAGCACATGCACAATGGACATCAAGTTTGTGCGGCTACCTTTGCTTTCCTTCTTGGAGTCGGACCAAAGTACAAGCTGCAAGCTCTCAAGAAGCATTATGCTGAAAATGGGTTGACTGTAAGAGAGCATAAAAATAAACGACGCTTACCACCTAAAGCACTCACGTACCAAGATCAGACAGCACTTGTACAGTTTTTGCAAAACTATGCTGAGGATAATGCCATCCTGCTGCCTGGTAGGATACCTGGGTACAAACGAGACGATTTGAAGCTGTTGCCATCCAGCTGCAATAAGAAG TGTGTATGGGAATGTTACAAGACTTCATGCATCACTACTGGAATTCGCTATGCTGAACTTACAACATTTCGCAAGTACTGGTGTCAGCTCGCACCTCACATTGTGATCACTAAACCTAGGAGTGATTTGTGCTGGACTTGCCAAACAAACAGCACCTTGATTATGAAAGCCATCAATCGATCAGATGAGGAAAAATCCCAG ACCATCAAGCAAGCCGAAAGACACCTCAAACTGGTTAAGGAAGAAAGGGCAAAATATCGGGGCGCTTGTGAGAAAAGTGCAACAACTCTGGAGAAACTCTTCTCTGCTGGACCCCCACCTCCAGATGCCTGTGTACCACCTAAGAGTCATAAAGGGACGATACACTACAGTTTTGATATGGCACAGCAG GTGCATTACCCGTGTGATCCCTTTCAGCCAGGTCCAATATACTTTCTCACACCACGTAAGTGTGCCATTTTTGGCGTTTGCTGTGAGGCGATTCCTCGGCAA ATCAACTACCTGATTGACGAGGCATCTAATGTTGGAAAAGGTGGCAACATAATCATCTCAATGTTGCACCATTTTCTTGCACACCATAGCCTTGGTGAAACATCTGTACACTTCCATGCAGACAACTGTACTGGGCAAAACAAAAATCGATATTTAATGTGTTATTTGATGTGGAGGATACTCACTGGTCTCCATACTGAAGTGAAGATTTCATTTCTACCAGTCGGGCACACTAAATTCTCGCCTGACTGGTGTTTTGGTCTTTTCAAGCGACGTTATCGCAAGACGAAGATAGGTTGTCTTGATGACATTGTTGCTGCAGTCAACCAGTCAGCTGCTCCTAATTTTGCCCAGTTAGTTGGCAGTCAAGATGGAACAACCATCGTTCCAATGTACAATTGGAGCGATTACTTCGAGGAGAAAACAGTGAAAACCGCGTTAAAAGGCATCACTCAGATGCATCATTTTAGGTTTCTGAGCAGCCGCCCTGGAAAAGTGATGGTAAAAAACACTCACGATGACCCAGAACGTACGATCAGTCTGCTGAAATCATCATCATGGCGTCCAGAACCTGGTGAACTGCCTAATGTAATTGTTCCAGCAGGACTGTCAGCAGAACGTCAGTGGTATTTGTACGAGAAAATTAGAGAGTTTGTTCCTGAAGAGGCACAGGACTTGGTCTGCCCTAAACCCACTGTCCCTAAACCATGA
- the LOC136256083 gene encoding ankyrin repeat and IBR domain-containing protein 1-like, with amino-acid sequence MGAAVSLQFQQALRNGDEITALQLYHSSPELKKLNVNKVYKLSQTRSTPIHYAAKRGLLDIYKEFLLQGGDPTVTNGKNQTSIHLICTCTNAATDPVECERRATMLSFTIDYCREKMQQIIGLNFVDSSLNSPLHLAATSGLVKCVEILVANDAFILGQKNVAGQTLMDCTQNAPNKVAIAAILEPLMVFVSNEKSTAELAVKPRFLKQESYRPYSENRLKLLREEIMSQVTESIGLSKVHAESLLEANGWSAQIVIEKWTNDCASLCYQTGVELVTKPKGSLKQQSSISELECQVCFEVVTEKIAVPSLPCGHVVCKLCWEEYLKEKINTGNVSKLKCPAYDCSELVPMSIIKTLIPEEIYQKYQKFGLDKFVTGKTDIKWCPHPGCERAVQVQVINPAESNDVQDETTASDTSSEKKVDSRNVDCGVGHFFCWSCSKTAHDPCTCEVWAEWEREVSEQVDNNQGAQRAAERVSDDVWLGENCKPCPNCKSPIFKDDGCNHLTCYKCKHEFCWMCLGRWRFHGSQSGGYFECNKFVMQKLANRKLESAKSKAKKKAKKKHGCYFKHVYDRYKNHAQSLEYELTILVKAGDRMSKLKASASSEQDVTFFEDAIRELLKCRHMLKASYALSYYLHTEGERDGFTKLVAEVERSTELLAQSVTRPHLQTPKDQIILLTVESREQRRSFLLSAHKFNPSLWAIQDEQPVYDIDIPQHFTLNVSLDDSDSYLSDGSDNGDYFRRERFYS; translated from the coding sequence ATGGGGGCTGCTGTTTCACTCCAGTTCCAACAAGCATTAAGAAATGGTGATGAAATAACTGCACTACAACTATACCATAGCTCACCTGAGTTGAAGAAACTCAATGTTAACAAAGTGTACAAATTGTCACAAACCCGCAGCACCCCTATCCACTATGCCGCCAAAAGAGGCCTACTAGATATTTACAAGGAGTTTTTACTTCAAGGTGGTGACCCAACTGTCACAAACGGCAAGAACCAAACATCCATACATCTCATTTGTACCTGCACTAATGCTGCCACAGATCCTGTCGAGTGTGAGAGAAGAGCTACCATGTTGAGTTTCACCATTGACTATTGCAGAGAAAAAATGCAGCAAATCATTGGACTGAATTTTGTGGACAGTTCCTTGAATTCTCCACTCCATTTAGCAGCCACTTCAGGATTGGTGAAATGTGTTGAGATCCTTGTGGCCAATGATGCATTCATATTGGGTCAGAAAAATGTTGCTGGACAGACTCTGATGGATTGTACCCAAAATGCACCAAACAAAGTTGCCATTGCTGCAATTCTAGAACCATTAATGGTGTTTGTATCTAATGAAAAGAGCACTGCAGAGCTAGCTGTCAAACCTCGGTTTCTAAAGCAAGAATCCTACAggccatacagtgagaaccggCTTAAACTACTAAGAGAAGAGATTATGTCTCAAGTAACTGAGTCTATTGGATTGTCCAAGGTTCATGCTGAAAGTTTGTTGGAGGCTAACGGATGGTCAGCACAAATTGTTATTGAAAAGTGGACTAATGATTGTGCATCTTTGTGTTATCAAACTGGAGTAGAATTAGTTACTAAACCCAAAGGGAGTCTCAAGCAACAAAGCTCCATCAGTGAACTGGAATGTCAAGTGTGTTTTGAGGTAGTTACAGAAAAGATTGCAGTACCTTCACTACCTTGTGGCCATGTTGTCTGCAAGCTGTGCTGGGAGGAATATCTTAAGGAGAAGATTAACACTGGGAATGTTAGCAAGTTGAAGTGTCCTGCATATGACTGCTCAGAGTTGGTGCCCATGTCCATCATAAAGACACTTATCCCAGAGGAGATATACCAGAAATATCAAAAGTTTGGTCTTGATAAGTTTGTCACTGGTAAGACAGATATCAAGTGGTGTCCCCATCCTGGCTGTGAACGTGCTGTACAAGTCCAAGTCATTAACCCAGCAGAGAGTAATGATGTTCAAGATGAAACAACTGCATCTGATACTAGTTCAGAAAAGAAAGTTGACTCAAGAAATGTTGATTGTGGGGTAGGACATTTCTTCTGCTGGAGCTGCTCTAAGACAGCACATGACCCATGCACTTGTGAAGTGTGGGCAGAGTGGGAAAGAGAAGTATCTGAACAAGTTGACAACAACCAGGGTGCTCAGAGAGCTGCAGAGCGGGTGTCAGATGATGTTTGGTTGGGTGAAAATTGTAAGCCATGTCCTAACTGTAAGTCACCAATCTTCAAGGATGATGGATGTAACCACTTGACTTGCTACAAATGCAAACATGAGTTTTGCTGGATGTGTTTGGGACGGTGGAGATTTCATGGCTCTCAGAGTGGAGGTTACTTTGAATGCAACAAGTTTGTCATGCAGAAATTGGCGAATAGAAAGTTGGAGTCAGCTAAGTCTAAAGCAAAGAAGAAGGCTAAGAAGAAACACGGCTGCTACTTTAAGCATGTCTATGACCGGTATAAGAATCATGCGCAGAGCTTAGAATATGAGCTAACCATACTAGTGAAGGCTGGAGACAGAATGAGCAAGTTGAAAGCATCAGCTTCAAGTGAACAAGATGTCACATTCTTTGAGGACGCCATCAGAGAGCTACTGAAATGTCGACATATGTTAAAGGCTTCATATGCACTCAGCTACTACCTACATACCGAGGGAGAAAGGGATGGCTTCACCAAGCTAGTTGCTGAAGTGGAGAGATCTACTGAGCTACTTGCCCAGAGTGTTACCAGACCACATCTACAGACACCCAAAGATCAGATAATCTTGCTAACTGTTGAGAGTAGGGAACAACGTAGATCATTCCTCCTTTCTGCACACAAATTTAACCCTTCTTTGTGGGCAATCCAAGATGAACAACCTGTGTATGATATTGACATACCACAACATTTTACGCTCAACGTGAGCCTTGATGATAGTGATTCCTATTTGTCTGATGGATCTGACAATGGTGATTATTTCAGACGTGAACGGTTCTACTCATAG
- the LOC136256091 gene encoding NADH dehydrogenase [ubiquinone] 1 alpha subcomplex subunit 7-like produces MSFWTRSRARFLLAFWPRSFSPVSRKAAPIRTGKFITWFRDVLVGRDCDEHPWLRSVESMSPRSPPPANLPDGPAHKLAANYYYTRDLRRDMAPPLVVSSYRNLPHTQQLMESKDMPPPAVVMDAPPVPGRLPPQELMEQTK; encoded by the exons ATGTCCTTTTGGACTCGCTCTCGGGCTCGCTTTTTGCTGGCCTTTTGGCCTCGGTCCTTTTCACCGGTCTCGCGAAAAGCTGCTCCGATACGAACTGGCAAGTTTATCACATGGTTTAGGGATGTCTTAGTTGGG AGGGACTGTGATGAGCACCCATGGCTACGGAGTGTAGAAAGCATGTCCCCAAG gTCACCACCTCCAGCTAATCTTCCCGATGGTCCAGCCCACAAGTTGGCAGCTAACTATTACTACACTAGAGACCTTCGTAGGGACATGGCCCCTCCACTGGTGGTGTCATCATATCGTAATTTACCTCATACTCAGCAGTTAATGGAAAG TAAGGACATGCCTCCACCAGCAGTTGTCATGGATGCACCTCCAGTTCCGGGCAGACTACCACCACAAGAGTTGATGGAACAAACAAAATAA
- the LOC136256088 gene encoding uncharacterized protein encodes MEEPTVTPLKFSWQQLLLVEGSPPTPRFGHACAAVGNTLYVFGGASNEESGSQAFHNDMYTLEVGESSAKWSKVEEQKGDIPSARESHIMCVSGKELIVYGGVDSEDAEVCTPGLYVFDTETLVWSVKATTGNAPTAMSSRGVVSGNNLLVFGGVLHGEAQDTLHCLDMSTWIWQTVETSGATATPRCDHGCVLVGDRMYVACGSGGNELSYNDVFCLSIATMEWKEVTVSGTPPPCRDYVTVCNLANKHLLLFGGSISCDDMDKSFNDVYNLNLSGTPTWNRVTFEAPMPAERYSHTATMIGEKMCLFGGMNDQTDYNDAWVLKSEFPVVSYEPCTAPRTSYDLPVPIPALRRSLSAAPPKVVKPRDFDELRGTYIKRINEMFDQLSEKYLQLDTANETLSSERAAFEAEKKEHYQLYERQQQELKTMFENHRKQNDEWIERMRQEIDAERRATAEEKMTWQRANEELQKQQETFQQKSKKLDAIMKQVQGLNA; translated from the exons ATGGAAGAACCTACGGTAACTCCTTTAAAATTCTCCTGGCAGCAACTTCTGCTAGTTGAAGGATCTCCTCCAACACCAAG GTTTGGCCACGCGTGCGCAGCAGTCGGGAACACACTGTACGTGTTTGGCGGTGCCAGTAACGAAGAGTCCGGCTCACAGGCATTCCATAATGACATGTATACGTTGGAAG TTGGCGAGTCGTCTGCAAAATGGAGCAAGGTTGAAGAGCAAAAAGGTGACATCCCCAGCGCTAGGGAGAGCCATATAATGTG TGTGTCTGGTAAGGAGCTGATAGTATATGGTGGAGTGGATAGTGAAGATGCTGAGGTGTGTACTCCTGGACTGTATGTCTTTGACACAG AGACCCTAGTGTGGAGTGTCAAGGCAACCACGGGGAATGCCCCTACGGCAATGAGTTCACGTGGTGTAGTCAGTGGTAACAACTTGTTAGTGTTTGGAGGTGTACTCCATGGAGAGGCCCAGGATACCCTACACTGTCTGGACATGA GCACATGGATTTGGCAAACTGTAGAAACATCAGGTGCCACTGCCACCCCACG GTGTGATCATGGCTGTGTCCTGGTTGGTGATCGTATGTATGTTGCATGTGGCAGTGGAGGCAATGAACTCTCCTACAACGATGTGTTCTGCCTCTCCATTG CTACGATGGAATGGAAGGAGGTAACAGTGTCTGGTACTCCTCCCCCTTGTAGGGATTATGTGACTGTCTGCAATTTAGCCAATAAG CATTTGTTGCTGTTCGGTGGGTCTATTAGTTGTGATGATATGGACAAAAGTTTCAATGATGTCTACAATCTTAACCTGT CAGGAACACCCACTTGGAATCGGGTGACATTTGAGGCACCAATGCCAGCTGAACGTTACAGCCACACGGCTACAATGATTGGTGAAAAG ATGTGTCTATTTGGTGGCATGAATGATCAGACAGACTACAATGATGCATGGGTGCTGAAGAGTGAAT TTCCAGTGGTCAG TTATGAGCCATGTACAGCACCTCGTACATCTTATGATCTACCTGTCCCCATACCAGCTCTTCGTAGAAGTCTGTCGGCTGCCCCACCCAAG GTGGTAAAGCCGAGGGATTTTGACGAGCTAAGAGGGACATACATCAAGAGGATCAATGAAATGTTTGATCAGTTATCAGAGAAATATCTACAATTGGACAC tgcTAATGAGACACTGTCCTCGGAGAGAGCAGCTTTTGAGGCAGAAAAGAAGGAACACTATCAGTTGTATGAGAGACAGCAACAG GAGCTCAAGACCATGTTTGAGAATCATCGTAAACAGAACGATGAATGGATAGAGAGGATGAGACAAGAGATTGATGCTGAACGTAGAGCTACTGCTGAGGAGAAGATGACATGGCAGAGAGCTAATGAGGAGCTTCAGAAACAACAAGAAACCTTTCAACAGAAGAGTAAAAAGCTAGACGCCATCATGAAACAAGTACAGGGATTGAATGCCTAA